A window of Mytilus edulis chromosome 10, xbMytEdul2.2, whole genome shotgun sequence contains these coding sequences:
- the LOC139490935 gene encoding uncharacterized protein isoform X2 yields MFILLLYSVVNFHLIQSITHCGPETHFDAPLVDKMFSFTNPSAEELSYLNENSRESCLEQCCNTDKCNIASFNQSLAAVTGDNCFLYKCLPLENCQFQDSGSIISYVLKRDEDDTTTIQNEIDTTDPPPKDQEFIGEKVLEVINDTDVDSDLLKQDRNTKNTNIPLLLSSSLSTNTNNLTTKGTTSVSLATHSATSTNTNSSPLTSTKTSSSPSTSTNANSSHSTSTNTNSSPSTPTNTNSSPSSNNPLTTSNTSKTNSPVSLKSSASSTTQNISSTTEVKQTNGSNTVTNQMVLVTNQHPTKASLKPSAVVSNEKGNNDSSSVHPQTTVNSTTNTITKTVLPNATKLSSQPTMANLTELETTLNHAMTEQHNVTSPQKITTTNTIINTLTKALNITNTVNKTTTSTTTPTTTTTTSTMTTEVTTRETTENLSTVVTTTTKDMATSDNDTQQIVTNQPTTEATNMSESTVKPITAGDLSITFADTNQMKEEKEESNVLSAALIAALSFGILFFFAVLVLIGKRCFDSWQKRHYSRIDYLVNGMYN; encoded by the exons ATGTTCATCCTTCTGCTTTATTCTgttgttaattttcatttgattcaatccATTACCCATTGTGGACCAGAAACACATTTTGATGCTCCTTTGGTGGACAAGATGTTCTCATTCACTAACCCAAGTGCCGAAGAGTTGTCCTACCTTAATGAGAATTCACGTGAATCCTGTTTAGAGCAATGTTGTAATACAG ACAAATGTAACATTGCCTCTTTCAATCAAAGTCTGGCTGCTGTAACCGGTGATAATTGTTTCCTATACAAATGTTTACCTTTGGAGAATTGTCAATTTCAAGACTCAGGTTCCATTATAAGTTATGTTTTAAAAAGAGATGAAGATGATACCACCACTATACAAAATGAAATTGACACAACGGATCCACCCCCAAAAGATCAGGAATTTATAGGAGAAAAGGTTTTAGAAGTTATTAATGATACTGACGTTGATTCAGATTTGTTGAAACAGGATCGAAATACAAAGAACACCAACATTCCTCTGTTGTTATCATCCTCTTTATCCACAAACACGAACAATCTCACAACGAAAGGTACCACTTCCGTGTCATTGGCAACGCACTCAGCGACGTCAACGAATACCAACAGTTCACCTTTAACGTCAACGAAAACCAGCAGTTCACCTTCAACGTCAACGAATGCCAACAGTTCACATTCAACGTCAACGAATACTAACAGCTCACCTTCAACGCCAACGAATACAAACAGTTCACCTTCAAGTAATAATCCATTAACAACATCAAACACAAGTAAAACTAATAGTCCTGTTTCACTGAAATCATCTGCTAGTTCTACAACTCAAAATATATCGTCAACCACTGAGGTAAAACAAACTAATGGAAGTAATACAGTAACTAATCAAATGGTATTAGTTACAAACCAGCATCCAACTAAAGCCTCATTGAAACCATCAGCTGTGGTCTCAAACGAAAAAGGTAATAATGACTCAAGTAGTGTTCATCCTCAAACGACTGTAAACAGTACTACAAatacaataactaaaacagtaTTACCTAACGCAACTAAATTAAGTTCCCAGCCAACCATGGCGAATTTGACAGAACTTGAAACCACACTTAATCATGCAATGACAGAACAACATAATGTTACATCACCACAGAAGATAACTACAacaaacacaataataaataCGTTGACGAAAGCTTTAAATATTACAAACACAGTGAATAAAACAACAACATCAACAACAACACCAACTACTACTACTACAACTTCTACGATGACAACGGAAGTAACAACAAGGGAAACAACCGAGAATTTGAGCACAGTTGTAACAACGACAACAAAGGACATGGCAACATCAGACAATGATACACAACAGATAGTCACAAACCAACCAACAACAGAAGCCACCAACATGTCGGAATCTACAGTAAAACCAATAACAGCAG GAGATCTGAGCATAACTTTTGCTGATACTAACCAAATGAAGGAAGAAAAGGAGGAGTCCAATGTGCTATCCGCCGCCCTCATAGCAGCACTGTCGTTTGGAATCTTATTCTTCTTTGCTGTTCTTGTTCTAATAGGAAAACGATGTTTTGATAGCTGGCAAAAACGACATTACTCTAGAATCGACTATCTAGTTAATGGAATGTACAATTGA
- the LOC139490935 gene encoding uncharacterized protein isoform X1: MFILLLYSVVNFHLIQSITHCGPETHFDAPLVDKMFSFTNPSAEELSYLNENSRESCLEQCCNTDKCNIASFNQSLAAVTGDNCFLYKCLPLENCQFQDSGSIISYVLKRDEDDTTTIQNEIDTTDPPPKDQEFIGEKVLEVINDTDVDSDLLKQDRNTKNTNIPLLLSSSLSTNTNNLTTKGTTSVSLATHSATSTNTNSSPLTSTKTSSSPSTSTNANSSHSTSTNTNSSPSTPTNTNSSPSSNNPLTTSNTSKTNSPVSLKSSASSTTQNISSTTEVKQTNGSNTVTNQMVLVTNQHPTKASLKPSAVVSNEKGNNDSSSVHPQTTVNSTTNTITKTVLPNATKLSSQPTMANLTELETTLNHAMTEQHNVTSPQKITTTNTIINTLTKALNITNTVNKTTTSTTTPTTTTTTSTMTTEVTTRETTENLSTVVTTTTKDMATSDNDTQQIVTNQPTTEATNMSESTVKPITAGMKNLSDIILSIKTLNQTVSADVNFSSEIVQDLINVTPASATADIVISTVWNESAATIQPNNQTLMSNTASVVIPDNEISETAFNDEITIQNNTIFFGDLSITFADTNQMKEEKEESNVLSAALIAALSFGILFFFAVLVLIGKRCFDSWQKRHYSRIDYLVNGMYN, from the exons ATGTTCATCCTTCTGCTTTATTCTgttgttaattttcatttgattcaatccATTACCCATTGTGGACCAGAAACACATTTTGATGCTCCTTTGGTGGACAAGATGTTCTCATTCACTAACCCAAGTGCCGAAGAGTTGTCCTACCTTAATGAGAATTCACGTGAATCCTGTTTAGAGCAATGTTGTAATACAG ACAAATGTAACATTGCCTCTTTCAATCAAAGTCTGGCTGCTGTAACCGGTGATAATTGTTTCCTATACAAATGTTTACCTTTGGAGAATTGTCAATTTCAAGACTCAGGTTCCATTATAAGTTATGTTTTAAAAAGAGATGAAGATGATACCACCACTATACAAAATGAAATTGACACAACGGATCCACCCCCAAAAGATCAGGAATTTATAGGAGAAAAGGTTTTAGAAGTTATTAATGATACTGACGTTGATTCAGATTTGTTGAAACAGGATCGAAATACAAAGAACACCAACATTCCTCTGTTGTTATCATCCTCTTTATCCACAAACACGAACAATCTCACAACGAAAGGTACCACTTCCGTGTCATTGGCAACGCACTCAGCGACGTCAACGAATACCAACAGTTCACCTTTAACGTCAACGAAAACCAGCAGTTCACCTTCAACGTCAACGAATGCCAACAGTTCACATTCAACGTCAACGAATACTAACAGCTCACCTTCAACGCCAACGAATACAAACAGTTCACCTTCAAGTAATAATCCATTAACAACATCAAACACAAGTAAAACTAATAGTCCTGTTTCACTGAAATCATCTGCTAGTTCTACAACTCAAAATATATCGTCAACCACTGAGGTAAAACAAACTAATGGAAGTAATACAGTAACTAATCAAATGGTATTAGTTACAAACCAGCATCCAACTAAAGCCTCATTGAAACCATCAGCTGTGGTCTCAAACGAAAAAGGTAATAATGACTCAAGTAGTGTTCATCCTCAAACGACTGTAAACAGTACTACAAatacaataactaaaacagtaTTACCTAACGCAACTAAATTAAGTTCCCAGCCAACCATGGCGAATTTGACAGAACTTGAAACCACACTTAATCATGCAATGACAGAACAACATAATGTTACATCACCACAGAAGATAACTACAacaaacacaataataaataCGTTGACGAAAGCTTTAAATATTACAAACACAGTGAATAAAACAACAACATCAACAACAACACCAACTACTACTACTACAACTTCTACGATGACAACGGAAGTAACAACAAGGGAAACAACCGAGAATTTGAGCACAGTTGTAACAACGACAACAAAGGACATGGCAACATCAGACAATGATACACAACAGATAGTCACAAACCAACCAACAACAGAAGCCACCAACATGTCGGAATCTACAGTAAAACCAATAACAGCAG GAATGAAAAATTTATCTGATATCATACTATCAATTAAAACTCTTAACCAAACAGTGTCTGCGGATGTAAATTTCAGCTCTGAAATAGTACAAGATTTAATAAATGTTACACCAGCGTCAGCAACTGCTGATATAGTAATATCTACAGTTTGGAATGAGTCAGCAGCTACCATTCAGCCAAATAACCAAACTCTTATGAGTAATACAGCTTCAGTTGTAATACCTGATAACGAAATATCGGAAACGGCATTTAATGATGAAATTACGATTCAAAATAACACAATTTTCTTCG GAGATCTGAGCATAACTTTTGCTGATACTAACCAAATGAAGGAAGAAAAGGAGGAGTCCAATGTGCTATCCGCCGCCCTCATAGCAGCACTGTCGTTTGGAATCTTATTCTTCTTTGCTGTTCTTGTTCTAATAGGAAAACGATGTTTTGATAGCTGGCAAAAACGACATTACTCTAGAATCGACTATCTAGTTAATGGAATGTACAATTGA